The following DNA comes from Firmicutes bacterium CAG:345.
AAGTTCCTGGCAAATCATATTGGTGAGCCCAATTAGAATTAGTGCAAGCGCCTTGGGCAATGACTAAATCAAATAATTTACAATCTGGTGAATAACTACCTGCTGAACCNNNNNNNNNNNNNNNCCTGCTGAACCGATACGTATAATTTGATCAACATCATATTGATCAAATAATTCATAACTATAAATGCCGATTGAAGGCATTCCCATTCCTCCGCCCATAACTGAAACTGGTTTTCCTTTATATGTTCCAGTATAAGCTAACATATTTCTAACTCCATTTACTTGTTTAACATTTTCTAAGAAATGTTCAGCAATAAATTTTGCACGCAAAGGATCTCCTGGCATTAAAACAGTTTTTGCAAAATCTCCCTTTTTAGCCTCATTATGTGGTGTTGACATATTTTACCTCCTAAATCTTCTTACATTATAACAAAAAAGATTTTCAATATCATTATTTTTCAATATAAAGTATTATTTCGTATTTTTTTATTTTTTATTTTATTTTTTTTAAAAGAATATTTCATATTTATTTAATTATATCTATTTTTAAAAATGATAATTTAAAAAATTATTACATAAAAAAATCCAATAAAATACTTATTATTGGATTATATTATAATAATGTTTTTTTACTAACTATTCTATTCTTCTTTTATCGCCTAATCTTAAATCCGCAAAGAAAATTAAGATATTGACCAAAGCACAAACCGCAACAAATACATAAATTATTTTTGCATAAATATTAAATCCACGGGTAATCCATTCAACTAAATTAAAGTTAAAAAGTGCAACTAGACTCCAGTTAAATGCTCCAATAATTGTAAACGGTAAAGTTATCTTTTGTAAAATATTCATGCGTGCCTCCTATCATTTTTAATATGTGATTAGAAGTTAAAAAATATTCATAAAATATTGTCATAAATTTCATAACTTTTCATATTCTCTACTAGAGGTGAAAATAATGTTCAAAAAAATTCTTCTTGCTATTGCAATTCTTTTAGTAATTATTCTATCTGGTTGGAAATTGTTCTTTTCAAAATCTGATGTTTCAAAGAAAATGGATAAATTAAAAAAGGATTTAACCAGTTATCATATAGAAGCGAATATGGACCTGCTTTCTAATGATGAAACACGTTCTTATTATATAGTTACAGACTATCAAAAAAATAATGAACAAGATTATTTTAGAGTATCCATGTTAGATAAAAATATTAACCAAACACAAATTATGTTAAAAAATAATGATGGAGTTTTTGTTTTAACACCAGCATTAAATCAAGTTTATAAATTCAAAGGAACCTGGCCATTAAATAGTCCCAAACCTTATTTATATCATTCTTTAATTTCATTGTTTGATGAAGAACATCAAATTAAGAAAAATGAAAATGGCTATCTAATAATGGGAAAAGCTTCTTATCCAAATTCTCCAAATTGGGTAAATCAAGAAGTACAATTCAGTGAAGATTTAAAACCAATAAGTGTAAATATACTCGACGCAAGTTCAACTAGTGTTGGAAAAATAACATTCACCGAAGTTGATTTCAAGCCTACATATTCTGAAGATTTCTTCTCAGTTGATAGCAACATGAATAAAGCAAGAGAAAATCTTCCTAAATCAGAAACATCTGTCACTTTTGACGATTTACCTCTTTTACCAGTAGATAATTCTTCGACATTAAAAGAAAAAACCATAAGCGCAATAGATGGAGAAAACTATTACATACTTTCTTTTGAAGGAAAAAACAACTTCACTATGGTTCAAGGAATTGCTCAGCCTAATGAGACTATGAAAGTTGTTGAACTAGATATGGATTACGTTGAAACAATCAATGGAATAGCCTTTGTAAAAGACAATCACCTTATATATCAAAATAATTGTGTCAGCTATGAAATTTATTCAGACACAATGGATATATATAAAATTATCGATGTTGTCAATTCACTAGAAGTCTATGATAAAAAATAAAAAGCTCTTTTAAGAGCTTTTTATAATTTTAAGAAGTTTTTAATTTCATTAACCTTATCTAATTCTTCCCAAGGAGAATAGATATCTGGCCTACCAAAATGTCCATAGTTAGATAAATCAGAATATTTAAATTTTGGTTCAGTCATAGAGAATTTAGAAATAATACCTTTTGGAGTAAAATCAAATACTTCATTCAAACAAGCGATTATTTTTTCTTTTTCTACTTTCTCAGTACCAAATGTTTCAATACCAATACTAACTGGTCTTGAAACTCCAATCGCATAGGAAAGTTGAATTTGAATTCTATCACAAGCACCACTAGCAACTATATTTTTTGCAGCGTATCTTGCGGCATAAGCTGCTGAGCGATCAACTTTAGTTGGATCTTTTCCTGAGAAAGCACCACCACCATGAGGACATGAACCGCCATAAGTATCAACAATAATTTTTCGTCCAGTTACACCGGTATCTCCTTCTGGTCCACCAATAACAAAGCGTCCTGTTGGATTTATTAAAGTACGAAAATCTAGATTCATTCCAAAAGATTCAACTACAGGAATAATAACTTCTTTTAAAATTAATGACCGTAAATCTTCTATATCAATTTGATCATCATGTTGACAAGAAAATACAATTGTATCAACACGTGGATTATTTATATCAGTATAATCGATAGTAACTTGAGATTTCATATCGGGACGCATATGTGTATTTTTATTAGCCTTACGATATATACTAGCTCTACGTACTAATTTATGGGCCATAACTATTGGGAGTGGCATTAAATTTTCAGTTTCATTAGAAGCATAACCAAACATAATACCTTGATCTCCTGCCCCAAGTGATGCCTCATCATAACTAGAATCAACGCCTCGAGAAATATCAGCCGATTGTTGACGAATTAAAACTTCAACATCACATTTATCAGCATCGATACCTTCTTCATGTGAAGTATATCCAATTTCACGAAGGACATCTCGAGCTATTTTCTCATAATTTGGAGTTCCGACAGATTTATTTAATGTAACTTCGCCGGCAATAACAACTTTTTCATGAGTTATTAAAACTTCAACAGCAACACGAGCATTTTTGTCTAAATTTATACATGCATCAAGAATTGAATCTGCAATTTTATCGCAAAGTTTATCCGGATGTCCCTCGGACACCGCTTCGGAAGTAAATAATATTTTTTGTTTCATAAGTCCCCTCGGTGGGAACTTATCCCACCTTACTTTCTTTCTATCTTGGAATTTGACTCCTCGAGCCTAATTTGTTTAGCCAATAATTCCAAACTGGCTACGCCGGTTATCTTTTCAATAAGCGGCAATTCCATACCATTTTCATATAATATTTCTGCTAATTTAATTTGTTTTTCATGTTTAGTTTTATTCATATTTTTCACCTACTTAAAGTATGTGAAAATGAATGAACACTATGCATTAATTTTTGATTTTCTTTTTTCAATAACAGATTTTAGACCGCGCGATAATTGATCTGGGCAAGAAGTGCCACGACCTCTGCAATCGACACCTGATAATTTATCAGCGACTTCATTGATATCCATTCCTTTGATTAGACGAGTAATTCCACCTAAATTTCCTGGACAGCCTCCAACTACTTCAAAACTGACAATTTTATCATTGTCGTCGATTTCAATTTTCATTTCGCGAGAACAAACACCTTGTGGTTTAAAAGTATAAATTTCGTTCATAATAACCTCGCGTACTATATACTAGCACACACTTTCTTTTTTTTCATTAAAATAAGTCATGATTTTTTTATTATCTTTTTATTTTGATTACTAGCAAAACCATATTCTTTTACTGGAGGTAATCTTTCCAAAAGAAATTTGCTTAAAAATGCAAGAATGAATCCAGCAAGCATACTAAGACTAGCTAATATCGGCAAATATGAGATTAAATATGGTGTTAATGTTATTAAAATATACATTAAGACTTGTCCTAGTACATGGAAAAATGATGAAACAGTAGATATTCCAAATATAGAACATCGAGAAAATTTAAAAAGTAAAATCGACGCTACTGTCGATAAAACCATACCGCTAACCGATAAAAAGAATGCCGTCCCAAAACCTGTTGAAAGCAAAGCAACAAGAAGAACTCTAGCGACATTGCTTATAACATAATAGCTCCAACCTAAATAAAACAAAGTAAATACACCAACAATATTTGCTAAGCCTAATTTAAAACCAATTATTGGGACAGGTAGAGGAATCAACCCTTCTACATAATGCAGAATGACAGCTAGAGCTGTAAATAAAGCAGTATACGATATTTTACGAATATTCATCAGTTATCAAATCCTCCTTTATTTTCCGCAACTATAACAGCCATAAATGAATTAGGAAGACAAATAAGTGGAGTATTTCCCGTACCAATTGATCCTTGTGTAGAACAAAGATGTTTATTGCTTGTTTCTTCTCCAATTTTGATTTTTTTATCTTTGATTTCCAAAACTACTACAGGTCCTTGGAAATCAGAAAAACCACTTTTTGTGCATACTCTGCCCACAGTTTCACCATCTTCTTCATTGCGACAATATACTAAAGTCTGATCGACATTTAAATCGTAAGTATCAATCAAGCGATTTTGATAATAAACATTTACGGTAGTACCACTTTCAAAAATAGGATAACGAATAAAACCATAGACTAAAAAAACGATAGTGGCCACAACTGCGGCCACAATCGCAAAAACATCATGAATATTAAATTTTGTCCTACTCTTCTCTTGCATTAAAGATCAACTTTCAATGTAGATCCATCAGGACCTGGAGTAGAATTTAAATAATCCTTAATAACATTTGCTTGATCATCTTTAATAACTTTACATTGTTTTACATGAGTTACTTTTCCTTCGATCAAAGCATCTGCTAAACCTGAGCAACCAGGATATGTACAAGCACCACAGTTAGCTCCTGGAAGATGTTTCATAACTTCTTCTTTTCTATTGTCTTCTTCAACTTTGAAAAACTTATTTGCAACAGCTAATGCAACAGCAAGCAAACAAGCTAATACAACTAGGACAACTATTGTCCAAACTATTGACATCATTTCTATTTATCTCCTTTATCTTTTTTGGATTCATCGCTTAGTGGAGAAAAAGGAGTTTCTCTTTTTCCACAGCTGAGCATGCATGACTTGCAACCTTCCGGAAGTTCATCTTTTGCACAATCATCTGGCACCTTAGCTTTTTTATTCAATAAATATGTTATTGTAAAAATAATAAAACTACCTACTAAGAATGCCAAAGCAATTAAACTTTTTTCTAGTGTATTTAGAAAAATCGTAATCATTAAATAGTGCCAGCAAATCCATAGAATGCCAAAGCCATCAAAGCTGTAGTGATCAAACCGATAGCAGCACCCTTAAATCCTTTTGGTGTATTGCTAGAAAGCAATCTTTCTTGTATAGCACTAAAGAGCATAATAACTAAGAAATAGCCAAGAGGAACACCAATGACAGTTCCTAAAACTGTACCAAATTCTTGAGGTGTAGCAATTGAACCAACCGATAAAGCTAAACCTAAAACAACGCAGTTTGTTGTAATAAGTGGTAAATAAATACCTAAACTCTTATAAAGGGAAGGAACAAATTTCTTAATTACCAATTCAACAAATTGAACCAGAGAAGCAATTACTAAAATTGCAACAATGGTGAACATGAAATAAATATCTAAAGCTCTTAAAAGGAAACCAAGACCCCAGCAAATAAGACCTGAAATAACACAGACAAATGTTAAGGCACATCCCATTCCAAATGCTGCTGTGCGATTTTTTGATATTCCTAAATAAGAACACATTCCTTTGAATCCAGAAAGAATAGAGTTAGAAACAAAGATTGATGAAATAAGTGCTGTATAAAATGCTACCATTTTAATTTGCTCCTTTCGAAGAAGCTAAAGCTTTTTGTGCTTCGATCTTCTTTTCTTTTTTACTATTGATAAGGATATTGATTGTATTATAGACACCTAAGACAAAACCAAATGTCATAAATCCACCAATACCTCCTGTCATTGCTGACCAAGCATAATCTTTAAGTGGTAACCAGCTAACTGTTTGTGATGAATCAAATGGATTAGATAAAGTGAAACCGCCTGTACCTATTAATTCTCTAAAGAAGGCGATAATCAAACAGGCAAAAGCAAAACCAATTGAAACACCAAGAGCATCTAACATTGAATCAACAACCGAATGTTTGCTAGCAAAAGCTTCAGCTCTTCCTAAAATAATACAGTTAACTGTGATAAGAGGAATGAAGACTCCTAAAGATTCGGATAAAGAAGGAGTATAAGCTTGTAACAATAAATCGATACATGTAACTAATGAAGCGATAATAACAATATAAATTGGAATACGAATTTCATTAGGAACAATTTTACGAATTGCTGAAATTATTATATTTGAGAAAAATAAGACGAATAAGACAGCTACTGACATTGTTAAGGCATTCATAATAGAGGTTGTAGCTGGAATAATTGGACAAAGACCTAATAAGGAAACAAGAATTGGGTTTTCCTTAAAGATACCGGCAAGGAAATATTCTTTCTTTTGTGAAGTTTTTTCCATAATTAATTAGCTCCTTTTTCAAATTCTGCAACAATTAATTGCATAGCTTGTAAATAACCTGAAGCTGTAAATGTTGCACCAGTTCCGACTGTTACTTCATCGATATTGACATTTTTAAATGTATCAAATGATAAACCTTCAGCTGGGAATTTAACATAATTTTTAACAAAATCATTACGTTTTGTATTAGCGCTATTTGTATTGCCTTTAATGATATCTACACCGAAATTATCATAATATGCAACAGCACTATAAGCCTTATATTCAACGCTTAATACTGTGCGATTAACTGGATCAATTGTAGCGACAAGATCTAATTTACCATAA
Coding sequences within:
- a CDS encoding putative uncharacterized protein (product inferred by homology to UniProt), which produces MVAFYTALISSIFVSNSILSGFKGMCSYLGISKNRTAAFGMGCALTFVCVISGLICWGLGFLLRALDIYFMFTIVAILVIASLVQFVELVIKKFVPSLYKSLGIYLPLITTNCVVLGLALSVGSIATPQEFGTVLGTVIGVPLGYFLVIMLFSAIQERLLSSNTPKGFKGAAIGLITTALMALAFYGFAGTI
- a CDS encoding putative uncharacterized protein (product inferred by homology to UniProt), producing MNILQKITLPFTIIGAFNWSLVALFNFNLVEWITRGFNIYAKIIYVFVAVCALVNILIFFADLRLGDKRRIE
- a CDS encoding putative uncharacterized protein (product inferred by homology to UniProt), with product MMSIVWTIVVLVVLACLLAVALAVANKFFKVEEDNRKEEVMKHLPGANCGACTYPGCSGLADALIEGKVTHVKQCKVIKDDQANVIKDYLNSTPGPDGSTLKVDL
- a CDS encoding unknown (no significant homology to UniProt) → MNKTKHEKQIKLAEILYENGMELPLIEKITGVASLELLAKQIRLEESNSKIERK
- a CDS encoding putative uncharacterized protein (product inferred by homology to UniProt) encodes the protein MNEIYTFKPQGVCSREMKIEIDDNDKIVSFEVVGGCPGNLGGITRLIKGMDINEVADKLSGVDCRGRGTSCPDQLSRGLKSVIEKRKSKINA
- a CDS encoding nADH dehydrogenase (product inferred by homology to UniProt), with amino-acid sequence MEKTSQKKEYFLAGIFKENPILVSLLGLCPIIPATTSIMNALTMSVAVLFVLFFSNIIISAIRKIVPNEIRIPIYIVIIASLVTCIDLLLQAYTPSLSESLGVFIPLITVNCIILGRAEAFASKHSVVDSMLDALGVSIGFAFACLIIAFFRELIGTGGFTLSNPFDSSQTVSWLPLKDYAWSAMTGGIGGFMTFGFVLGVYNTINILINSKKEKKIEAQKALASSKGAN
- a CDS encoding s-adenosylmethionine synthase (product inferred by homology to UniProt); the protein is MKQKILFTSEAVSEGHPDKLCDKIADSILDACINLDKNARVAVEVLITHEKVVIAGEVTLNKSVGTPNYEKIARDVLREIGYTSHEEGIDADKCDVEVLIRQQSADISRGVDSSYDEASLGAGDQGIMFGYASNETENLMPLPIVMAHKLVRRASIYRKANKNTHMRPDMKSQVTIDYTDINNPRVDTIVFSCQHDDQIDIEDLRSLILKEVIIPVVESFGMNLDFRTLINPTGRFVIGGPEGDTGVTGRKIIVDTYGGSCPHGGGAFSGKDPTKVDRSAAYAARYAAKNIVASGACDRIQIQLSYAIGVSRPVSIGIETFGTEKVEKEKIIACLNEVFDFTPKGIISKFSMTEPKFKYSDLSNYGHFGRPDIYSPWEELDKVNEIKNFLKL
- a CDS encoding putative uncharacterized protein (product inferred by homology to UniProt), which translates into the protein MNIRKISYTALFTALAVILHYVEGLIPLPVPIIGFKLGLANIVGVFTLFYLGWSYYVISNVARVLLVALLSTGFGTAFFLSVSGMVLSTVASILLFKFSRCSIFGISTVSSFFHVLGQVLMYILITLTPYLISYLPILASLSMLAGFILAFLSKFLLERLPPVKEYGFASNQNKKIIKKS
- a CDS encoding putative uncharacterized protein (product inferred by homology to UniProt) produces the protein MFKKILLAIAILLVIILSGWKLFFSKSDVSKKMDKLKKDLTSYHIEANMDLLSNDETRSYYIVTDYQKNNEQDYFRVSMLDKNINQTQIMLKNNDGVFVLTPALNQVYKFKGTWPLNSPKPYLYHSLISLFDEEHQIKKNENGYLIMGKASYPNSPNWVNQEVQFSEDLKPISVNILDASSTSVGKITFTEVDFKPTYSEDFFSVDSNMNKARENLPKSETSVTFDDLPLLPVDNSSTLKEKTISAIDGENYYILSFEGKNNFTMVQGIAQPNETMKVVELDMDYVETINGIAFVKDNHLIYQNNCVSYEIYSDTMDIYKIIDVVNSLEVYDKK
- a CDS encoding unknown (no significant homology to UniProt), with product MITIFLNTLEKSLIALAFLVGSFIIFTITYLLNKKAKVPDDCAKDELPEGCKSCMLSCGKRETPFSPLSDESKKDKGDK
- a CDS encoding putative uncharacterized protein (product inferred by homology to UniProt) encodes the protein MQEKSRTKFNIHDVFAIVAAVVATIVFLVYGFIRYPIFESGTTVNVYYQNRLIDTYDLNVDQTLVYCRNEEDGETVGRVCTKSGFSDFQGPVVVLEIKDKKIKIGEETSNKHLCSTQGSIGTGNTPLICLPNSFMAVIVAENKGGFDN